From the Polaribacter tangerinus genome, the window CTTAGAAAAATTAAATTACACAATCGCTCTTAAAGAAGCTGTTACTTTACTCGATGAAATTGCTCTTTCTCTACCAAAAATATCATTAGATTCCTTGTTGATGAAAACAACGAGGAGCATGAAAAAAAATCATATACTATCTCCCTTAAAAAATAGTTTCTTATGGAATACTGCCGAAAGGTTTAATTTTAAAAACCCAAAAATAACTTTAAAACATAGTTCACTTTTTAAAGGAAAAATAAAAAAACATGCAAAAAACACTTTAGATGAGTTTGCTGATAACATTGAAAAAGGAAAATTTAACATTCTACATAGTTATTCGGGCATTGTAGAGCATATAAATTCTACATCAAAAAAGGACAATAAAAAATTTTTATCTACAAAGCCAGATAGTTTGATTGGCTACAAACCTGAAATAAATAACACACCTTTTTCTTTAGAAACACAACGAAAAGAGTTAACAAAACTAATTTTAAAATTTTTAGACACTAATAAAACCTATAAAGTTAAATCTGGCTTATTTAAAATTGAAGATTCTGTTTCATTAAAAAAAACGACTCAGCATAAAAATTCATTAACCAATAATACTTTTAACTCATTTAAAATTTTAGATTACTTGTCGGAAGCTAATAAAATTGGATTATTTTATACTAAAGAAGATGAAAATAATTTCATGAATCCAAAATATTACAAATTTAAGCTTTTACAGAATGAGTTTTTAAAATCGGGTAACAGTTATGTTGTAGAATTTAAACCAAAAAAATCAAGCGCAAAACATCAAGGTAAAATCTATATAAATCCGAAAGATTTTGGAATCACGAAAGTTGAATATCAATATGCCAAAGGCAAAAAAGGAGAATATTTAAATTTGAAACTGTTACTAGGAGTAAAACATGCCAAACGTACTAACTTTGGGAAAATCATTTATGAAAAAAATATGAATAATAACTATTATTTAGCCTATTGGAAAGATTCTGTAGAAAGTTACACCTATGCCAATAGACCCTTTAAATTCATAGAAAATTCAGAGAAAAAAAATAAACTAAAAATAGCTATAAAGTTTGAAGCTGTTGTATCTGAAATTAACGAGATATATTTTTACGATGTTAGCTTAAAAAAAGAACACAAATTTTTATCATCAGTAGATAAAGATTTCTTTTTAAAAAAAATATCCTATTCCAACAACAGAGAAATGCTTAAAAAATTAGAAAAAGAACAAGAAAAACTAGTACATTTTTTAAAGAATAAGGAATAAAAAAAATTCTAAGTAACCTTAGAATTTTTATTAGACTGTATTTAAAAGCTATAAAATTAACTGTTGTGCATAAATTTTTGTTTCGCTAATAGTTCATCATCAGTTTCTACATTGTCATCATCTGGCACACAACAATCTACAGGGCATACAGCTGCACATTGTGGCTCGTCATGAAACCCTTTACACTCTGTACATTTGTCTGCCACAATATAATAAATTTCGTCAGATATAGGTTCTTGATCTTCATCTGCATTTGCAGATTTACCATTTGGCAACACTATATTTCCTTTCAAATCTGTGCCATCGGCATATTTCCAATCGTCTGCTCCTTCATAAATTGCTGTGTTAGGACACTCAGGTTCACATGCGCCACAATTTATACATTCATCTGTTATTATAATTGCCATAATTTTCTTTTCTGTTTTGTACCTTTGCAGTTGCAAAAATAACGCAAAAAAAGTTACATCCAAAATAAATGAATAGTATTCAAGATAGAATTTCCGCTTTTAACAAATTAGGTCTTTTTCTGAGTCAGTTTTCTACTACTAAAATTGCTCAAAAAGAAAACATTGCTCATAATTCTCTTTTTTTTGATGGATTTAAACACCAAATTAAACTGGCAGAAGAACATAACTCTTGGTTTACAAAAAACAATATTTTATACGCATTAGAAAGTTGGTCTGAAGCACTTAATAGCACTAATTTAGAAAAATGGCTTTCAAAAAACACTGTTTTAAACAGCAGCAACAAAACAGTGG encodes:
- a CDS encoding carboxypeptidase-like regulatory domain-containing protein, producing MKRKIITLFIIYFHCSILSQEITGKIIDFLSNEALSDVAISTNINTGTVSDKNGKFIISVKNVSSLTFSKLGFEPTTISIKNLEKLNYTIALKEAVTLLDEIALSLPKISLDSLLMKTTRSMKKNHILSPLKNSFLWNTAERFNFKNPKITLKHSSLFKGKIKKHAKNTLDEFADNIEKGKFNILHSYSGIVEHINSTSKKDNKKFLSTKPDSLIGYKPEINNTPFSLETQRKELTKLILKFLDTNKTYKVKSGLFKIEDSVSLKKTTQHKNSLTNNTFNSFKILDYLSEANKIGLFYTKEDENNFMNPKYYKFKLLQNEFLKSGNSYVVEFKPKKSSAKHQGKIYINPKDFGITKVEYQYAKGKKGEYLNLKLLLGVKHAKRTNFGKIIYEKNMNNNYYLAYWKDSVESYTYANRPFKFIENSEKKNKLKIAIKFEAVVSEINEIYFYDVSLKKEHKFLSSVDKDFFLKKISYSNNREMLKKLEKEQEKLVHFLKNKE
- a CDS encoding 4Fe-4S dicluster domain-containing protein; the encoded protein is MAIIITDECINCGACEPECPNTAIYEGADDWKYADGTDLKGNIVLPNGKSANADEDQEPISDEIYYIVADKCTECKGFHDEPQCAAVCPVDCCVPDDDNVETDDELLAKQKFMHNS